One window from the genome of Canis aureus isolate CA01 chromosome 18, VMU_Caureus_v.1.0, whole genome shotgun sequence encodes:
- the SMIM30 gene encoding small integral membrane protein 30, which produces MTSVSTQLFLVVISLLLVLPVVEAVEAGDAIALLLGVALSITGICACLGVYARKRNGQM; this is translated from the coding sequence ATGACCTCAGTTTCAACACAGTTGTTCTTGGTCGTCATTTCACTGCTTTTGGTGCTGCCGGTGGTTGAAGCAGTAGAAGCTGGAGATGCAATCGCTCTCCTGTTAGGTGTGGCTCTCAGCATTACAGGCATTTGTGCCTGTTTGGGCGTCTATGCACGAAAGAGGAATGGACAAATGTGA